The Amycolatopsis sp. NBC_01480 genome segment CCTTCGCGGTGTACTCCCAGATCCCGTCGTCCGAGGTGAGCACGCCCTCGCCGAAGTAGTCGCCGTCGGCGAGGGTGCCGAGCACGGTCTGGTCGCCGTACGCGCCGGTGCCGATCTTGCTGATCTTGCCGTGTGCGACGAGGAACACCTGGTCGGCCTGGTGGCCGAACTCGACCAGCGCGTCGCCGGGCGCGTACTCGTGCTGCACGAAGCGGCCGGCCAGCTCGGCGAGCACCTCTTCGTCGTCGTACCCGCGCAGCGGCGCCAGCTCGCCCAGCTCGGGAGGGATCACGCGCACCTGCGAGCCGGTGATGGTGAAGGTCACCCGGCCGTCGCCGACCGAGTAGCTCAGCCGGCGGTTCACCCGGTACGCGCCGCCGGAGACCTCGACCCACGGCAGCAGCTTGAGCAGCCACCGCGAGGAGATGCCCTGCATCTGGGGGACGGACTTGGTCGTCGTCGCGAGCGTGCGGGCCGCGGCCCGGCCCAGGCTCAGCAGTGGTTGTTCCGGGCTCGCGGAGCCCACGGGGTCCGTGACGGTCACAGCGAAAACCACCTATCGTCGATTTTCGGGCGCGGAAGGTGCAGTGCGAAATGAAGATCGTCTTCGCGAGCATTTGCTGGGCCCTGCGATTTACCCCGGCCGGCGTGGCGGGATGAACATATCAAGCCGCCCACCCGGAACAATCACACGATCGGGTTTCGGGAAGCGGTTCACCTGTTTGCCGAACAACAATCGGACATATTTCGAGCAAATGATCTTGCCGGGGCCGAGGCTCGGTCACCGACGGTTCGCCCGCGTCACCCGGTCGGGAATCGTCTGGGGAAATCGCCGCACTTTCCCAGGTCGGCGCCCGGCTTTGCGACCGCCGTGACCGCGCACGGCTGCTCCGTTCCGGCGATTCACAGGGCCGACCGGGGCCGCTCGCCGGAAAGGGCGAGGCCTGTCTTGTCGCTCGCTATTTACCTGGCTAGCTTGAGCGGAGCAATTCGCCGGGTGATGGCGCGGGCAGTGGTGGAAGGGTGCGGATGAACGTCTACCTGACCGGGATCTTCTGGGTGGTCGGTGCCGCGGTGGTTGCGGCGGTGATCGGCTATCTGGTGCGGCGTTTCGGCTGGGACGAAGGTCGTCGTGACAACAACGACGCGGCCGGGCAGGTGTTCACCATTGTCGGCGGTTTGTACGCCGTGCTCGTCGTTTTTGTGCTCATCTCGTTGTTCGACAACGTCAGCACCGCGCGCGAGGGCTCGTACACCGAGGCGGACGGCCTGGTCGCGATGAGCTGGGCCGCCGACTCGCTGCCCGGCGACACCGCCCCGAAGGTCCGCCAGCTGGCTTCGGCGTACGCCGCCACGGTCCAGCGCCAGGAGTGGCCGCGGCTCGCGGACGGCGGCGCGATGCCCGACACCGGCTGGAACCAGCTCGGCCAGCTCAGCAAGACCATTGCGGGGGCGCAGGCCGACGGCGACTGGATGAACGACCGTAAAAGCGAGGCAGCGAACCAGCTCTGGCAGGTCTACCAGGCGCGCCAGGCCCGGCTCACCGCCTCGGCGGCCAGCGGCGTCGGCTCCGTGGTGTGGTTCGCGCTGATCCTCGGCAGCTTCATCTCCGTGCTGCTGCCCAACCTCTTCGGCGGCACGCGGATGGCCGCGCACCTGGTCATCGTGTCCACTTTGGCCGGTACCATCGCGCTGCTGCTGTACGCGATCTTCCAGCTGCAGAACCCGTTCGCCGGCGGGGCGAACATCCAGCCGGACGCGTTCACCTCCGCGCTGGCCCGGCTTTCCTGACCGCCGTGCGCCTCGTCCGCCTCCTGCCCCCGCTGGCCGCCGCCGTAGTCGTTTCGGGGCTGCTGGCCGTGTCCGGCCTGCTCGGCCCGCCCGGCCGGACGTCCGCCGCGGCGCCCGCCGGCTGTGAAATCCTTCAGGTGGAGAACCAGTTTTCCGGCGCGTCCTCGGTCGTGCGCCTCACGGTGCCCGGGGGGGACCGCCGCGAACTCGGCGAAACCGGCTACGCGCTGAACGCCATCGCCTATTCCGCCGACCAGGACATGGTTTACGGCGTCGCCGACGCGCCCCACCACGGCCGGTTCGCCGACGGCGCCCACGCCGTGGAGATCTCACGCTCCGGGCAGGTCGCCGACCTCGGCTCGGTCGGCCGCGCGGGCCGCCGCGGCGGCTGGAGCTGGGCCACCGGCGCCACAGCCGGCGCGATCGACGGCACCACCTGGTACCTGCAACGCGCCGACGATCTGTACACAGTGGACATCGACCCGGCCGGCCCGGACTACCTCACCGTGACCGGCCGGGTGCAGCTGCGGCCGGTGGCGCTGGCCTCCGGCGTCGATGATTTCGCCTACGACGCGGCGTCCGGACTGCTGTACGGCGTCTCCATGTCGTTCGCGGGCCATGGCCGGGTGGTCACGATCGACCCGCGGACCGGGCACGTAGAACCGTTGCCAGGGTTAAGTTTCCCGGCCGCGAGCGCGTACGGGGCGGTGGTGCTGGGACCGGACAACACGCTGTACGCGACCGCGAATCGGATCGGGTACCGCAGCGTGACGTATCGGCTGCCGCTCGACGGTTCCGGTCCGGCGGTGGAGATCAGCACCGGACCGCCGCTGGTCAGCTCCGACGCCGCGGGCTGCTTGGTCTCCTCGCCTCCACCGTCCTCACCGCCACCATCGCCGCCGCCTTTCTCAACGCCTCCGCCGCGTTCGTTGCCGGCTCCGCCGTCGTCTTCGTCGAGCCCGCCGTCTTCGTCCTCTTCAAGCGCGCCACTGTCTTCCTCGAGCCCTACGCCCGCTCCGCAGTCGTTGCCTCCACTGCCCCCGCCGCCGAACGCGTCGGCGCTCGTGGAGCAGCCGTCGCCGCAACCGCGGGTGGACACCTCCACGCCATCCCCGACACCGACGCCGTCCGCGGTCCAGGCCCCGCCGCCGAGTCCGGTGCCGTCCGGGCGGCCGAAGCCCCAGCCGAGCGCCTCGCCGGTCGTCGACACCGCGGCGCACGTCAAGGAACAGCGCCGCTGGGGCCTGACCGTGCTGATCCTGGTGCTCGGCGCGGGTGCCGCCGCAAGTCGTGTGAGACGCGGCCGTTAACCCGGGTTTCGCCTCGAAGACGGCCGCCGTCCAACTCGGCCGCGAAGACTCCGCCTCCGGCGTCACCCGACGCCGGAGGAGGAGAACACGGATGAAGCGCGTGAGATTCGGGGTTGTCGCGGGGTTGCTCGCCCTGCCGCTGGTGACCACGGGCACTGCATCAGGTGCGGTGTCAGGGAATGGCTACCAGTCCAGCGTCCGCGACGACCACTACCGGGCGCGGTCCGGGCAGACCCTGCAAATCGGCGGCGACGGCGTGCTCGGCAACGACGCACTCGGCGCCCGCGGCCGCGCGCTGACCTCCGGCGGCGCCGTGGTCCGGCACACCGCGCCCGCACACGGCTCCCTCACGATCGGCGCCGACGGCACGTTCCGCTACACCCCGGCACCCGGCTTCCACGGCCAGGACACCTTTACCTACACGGCTTCGGACGCCGTCCGGCTGTACCCGACGAACCTGCCGCCGCTCGCGACGATCGGCGGCGTGCCCCTCACCGGCGGCGCCTACGGTTCCGCGCTGACGCCGGTGCCGGGCTCACCCGGCGAGTTCTACGGCCTCACCGACCGCGGCCCGAACGTCGACGCCCCGGACGGGTCCAAAGTGGAGCCGCTGCCCGCGTTCGACCCCGCGATCGGCCGGTTCCGGCTCCGCGACGGGAAAGCCGTGCTGGAGAAGCGGATCCCGCTGCGCGCGGCCGACGGCTCGCCGTACAACGGGCAGGTCAGCACCACCGCCGACACCGGCGAGAAGATCGTGGACCTGAACGGGAAGCCGCTGCCCGCCTCCCCGGACGGCTACGACTCCGAAGGCCTGGTGGCGCAGCGCGACGGCACGTTCTGGGTGTCGGACGAGTACGGCCCGTTCATCACGCACTTCCGCGCCGACGGCCGCGCGATCGAGCGGCTCTCGCCGTTCGACGGCTCGCTGCCGAAGGAGCTGAAGTACCGCGTGCCGAACAAGGGCATGGAGGGCCTGGCCCTCACCCCGGACGGCCGGACGCTGGTCGGCATCATGCAGTCCGCGCCGCAGCAGCCGGACCTGACCAAGAAGCCCGGCAACGTCACCACGCTGCGGATCGTCACCGTCGACCTGAAGACCCGCGCCACGCACGAGTACCTCTACCTGCTCGACAACCCCGACGACACCGGCACCGCAGTCAGCGAGATCACCGCGCTGTCGTCGACGAAGTTCCTGGTGGACGAGCGTGACGGCAAGTTCCAGCCCGGCGCGTACAAGAAGCTGTTCGAGATCGACCTTTCCGGCGCGACCGACGTCGGGCCGGGGGAGAAGGTGAAGGACGCGCCGTACGACGCGGCGAAGGGCGGGCTGCTCGTCGGCGACAAGCAGCAGAGCCTCGACGCGTACGTCGGCAAGGACACCACCGACGAGGCCGTGCAGGATCTGGCGAAGGTGGGCGTGCGGGCTGTCTCGAAGAAGCTGTACGTCGATCTCGGCGCGCTGGTGACGAACCTCGACCCGGCGGGCGGCTTCTTCGGCCACGACAAGGTGGAGGGCGTCGCGACCACGGACGGCGGCCGGACCCTGGTGATCAGCAACGACAACGACTTCGGCATCGACGCGGTGGCGAACACGGCCGCCCCGTACACCCTGCACCCGAAGACGCTGCCGGACGGCAAGCAGGACGACGGCGAGTACCTGGCCGTGGACACCACGAAGCTGCCGGCGCGCACCGGCACCGCGACCGTGACGATCGACGTCCGCTGAGGTTTGCTCAGTACTTGTACTGGTCCACATTGTCCTGGGTGATCCGCAGCGGGTCACCCAGGAGGATGGTCTTGGTGGTCGCGTCGTACTTCACCGTCGGCAGCTCGAGGCTGACGTTGTTGCTGGGGCCGAGCGGCTTGCCCTGCGCGAGCTGCTCGGCCGTCCAGGCGGTGAGGTAGCCGAGCGCCTGGACGTCCCACAACACGGACATCGAGGACGAGCCGTCGAGCAGGTACGGCTTCATCGTCTGCGGCGTGCCGACGCCGACGGTGTACACCTGGCCGATTTTCTGCTGGTCGCGCACGGCCTGCGCGACCCCGGGAGCGGCCGTGGTGCACTGCCCGATCAGCCCGGCCAGGTCCGGGTGCGCGGTGAGGATCTGCTTCGCGAGCGTCGTCGCCGTAGCGGTGTCTTCGCCCGCGTACACGGTGTCGACGACCTGCGCCCGTGGGTAGTGCTCCGCGGTGTACGCCTTCTCGACGGCGGTCCACGCGTTGAGATTCGCCGCGGTCGCCCCACACGAGACGATGGCGATCTTGCCGGCATCGCCGGTCTTGGCCATCAGCGCGTCGACCAGCGCGGTGCCGACCCCGTCGGCGGTGGCCTGGTTGACGAACACCTCCCGCTGCGAGCCCGCCGCGTCGGTGTCGGTGGTGATCACGTGGATGCCCTGCGCCCGCGCGTCCGCGATCACGGGCGCCAGCGCGGCGGGGTCGTTGGGCGCCACCGCGATCACGTTCACGTGCTCGGTGATCAGGTCACGCAGGATCGCCGTCTGCGCCGCGGGGTCGACCGTCGCGGGCCCGCGCGTGATCCACTGCGCGCCCAGCTGCTGCGCCGCGCTCAGCCCACCCGCGTTCATCGCGGTGAAGTACGGAATACCCGCGACCTTCGGCACGAACGCGATCTTGACCGGCGCGTCCGGCGGCGCCTGCCCGAGCCCGCCCGAGCAGCCCACGAGGACGGCCACCGCCCCCAGCAGCGCCACGACGCCCAGCACGAGCGTCTTCGTCGGCCCTCGCATCCCCACCATTCCTTCTGGTTCGCGGTCTGCACGGTGGAGACCTGGAGGCAAGGTAGGGGAGACCGCTCACGGGGGTCAACCGGTTGTGTGCAAAGGGTTACTGAAGTGAGTTCATCGTGGCGGTGACGGGGTTGGTACCCATTCGGGGTATGGGTTAGGGTGATCGGCGATGATCTCCCGTTCGGCTGCTTCCGGCCCGGGCGCGTTTCTGGCGCGCTGGGTGCTGCTTGGTGCGGTGGTGCTGGGGGTTGTCGCGATGCATCACGTGGCAGCTCCTGGTGGTGCGATGGCTGATGGGCCGATAGGTGATGTCTCGATGGCTGGTGCCTCGATGGGGCACGTTGCCGAGGCTCACGCTGCTGTTGAGAGTGCTGCTGCTGGGGCCGCCGCTCTTGAGGCTGTCGCACCGGCCGGGATGGACGGTGCGATGCATTCGATGCTGCACCTCTGCCTGGCCGTTTTGCTGGCGATGGCGGGCCTGCTACTACTCGTGATGCTGGTGTGGCGGGCCGGCCGGCCAGTGATCGCCGGACGCTCGGGGAATGTGGGTGCCGCCCGGCCACCGCCCTGGCGAACCGGCAGAGAACTCCTCACTGCCTCCTGCGTACTGCGGATCTGAGTGGACCGGTTTTCCCCGTGTCCACAGATTTCGCCGTACCCCAGTGAGGGAAGAAGCTCATGAAACGCAAGTTCCTGGCGGGCCTCGTGCTGCCCGTGATCGCCGTGGTCCTGGTCGGATGCTCAGGCTCGCAGCCGGCCCCCGCCACCCACAACGCCGCGGACGTCGCCTTCGCGCAGGGCATGGTCCCGCACCACCAGCAGGCGGTCGAGATGGCCGTGCCCGTGCCGCAACACACCGCGAACCCCCGCGTGATCGCTCTCGCTAAGCAGATCCAACAGGCCCAGCAACCCGAGATCGACCAGCTCACCACCTGGCTGAAGACCTGGGGCGCCCCATTGCCTGCGACAGGCGACATGGGCGGAATGAACGGCATGGACCACGGTCAGCCCATGCCCGGCATGGTCGACACCGCGGGCCTGGACCAGCTGCGCGACCAGGCCTACGACCGCAAGTGGCTGGACCTGATGATCGAGCACCACGAAGGCGCCATCACCATGGCCCGCACCGAGCTCTCCCAAGGTCAGGACACCGGCGCGAAAGCCATGGCCCAGCACATCACCGACTCCCAACAGGCGGAGATCACCACGATGAAGTCCCTGCTCGCCAGCTGATTCGCTCGGGCTGGTGAGTCCTCGGATCGGTGGCTTCCCCGGGCAACTGAGTCCTCAGGGTGCCGCTTTCTCCGGGCAACTGAGTGCTCAGGATGCCGCCTTCCCTGGACTGCTGAGTCCTCAGGATGGCTGGCCTCCCTGGGCGGCTGGTTCCCTGTGGTGGCTTCCCCTGGGCGAGCGGCCGGCGCGGCTGAACCACAGCCGGGCGCCCAGGACTGCTGCCTTCGGGAAGCCCCGGCAGCGAGCGGCTTCGCGGAGTCCGATCCGGACTCCGCGAAGCCGTTGTGCTGTCAGCCATCAGGTCGCTGCGCCGTCGTTGCTGTCATCGCCGCTCGGTGACAGAGCACTGCGTCTGCTGCCGCAACACTGCGCCGCCGCAACACTGCGCCGCCGCAACACTGCGCCACCGCCACGCCCTGCGAAGTCACTGTGTCGCCGCAACACTGCGCCGCCGCCACGCCCTGCGAAGTCACTGTGTCGCCGCGCTGTCAGGGAGATCGCGCCGCACCACCGTGCCGCACTACCGCGCCGCGCTGCAGCGCGACGAAGCTGCGGCGCTGCCGCAAAGCTGCGGTGTCGCTGCACTGCCGCGCTGTCAGGCCCCGTCGCAGCGAAGCCGCTGCTCCGCCGCGCCGCTCCGCGAAGCGCGCCGCTGCCGCTTTGCCGCTCGGCCACTACGCCGCCGCACCGTCAGGCTCCGTCGCAGCGAAGCTGCCGCGCCGCCGTGTCGCGAAATCCAGCTTCTGTCCCATAACCCCGCCTCCTCGCGACCCGGACGTGCTCCGCACCACCACCCTGGCCCCAGATACCCCCAAGGGGTATGGTCCACACCATGACCACACACCAGCACGGCGCGTCCTGGTCCGCCGCGGCCCAGGCGACGCTGCACTGCCTCACCGGTTGCGCCATCGGCGAGGTGCTCGGCATGGTTCTCGGCACCGCGTTCGGCCTGCACAACGCGGCCACGGTGGTGCTGTCGATCGTGCTCGCGTTCGTCTTCGGTTATGGCCTGACGATGCGCGGCGTGCTGAAGTCCGGTCTGGCGCTGTCGGCCGCGTTCAAGGTGGCGCTCGCGGCGGACACGGTGTCGATCGCGGTGATGGAGATCGTCGACAACACCGTGGTGGTCGCCATTCCCGGCGCGATGGACGCCGGGCTGGCGAGCGGGTTGTTCTGGCTGTCGCTGGTGATTTCGCTGGTGATCGCCTTCGTGGTCACGGTGCCGGTGAACAAGTGGATGATCGCCCGCGGCCGGGGGCACGCCGTCGTCCACGGCCATCACATGTAGCCATGTGGGTGACGACCATACGTTCGATCCGCCGCTATTCTGAATGAGTGAGTACCACCACAGGCGCCCACGAGATGTGGCAGCTTCCGGACGAGGAGCTGACCACGTTTCTCCTGGCGTGCGAAGAAAAGCTGCGCCGCGACCACGCGGAGATGCTCGGCGTCGTCAACGAGGTCGAGCGACGAGGGCTGGGCCGGACACTGGGGTTCAAGGACACCGCCGCGATGCTGCGGGAGACGCTCCGGGTCTCGGCCCGCGAGGCCACCACCCGAGTTGTACACGCATGCGCGACGGGGCCGTCCTCCTCGCCGACCGGGGTGCCGCAACCGGCATCGCTGGCGGCGACCGGCCAGGCCCTGGCCGACGGGCTGATCAACCGGGAACACGTCCAGGCCATCGTGGGCCTGTCCGCCACCTGCCCGGCCGCGATCGAGCCGGGGAACCGCGCCGCGGACGAAGCCATCCTGATCGCGCTGGCCGCGCAAGCAGCCCCGGAATCCTTGCGGGCCGCGGGACGGCGGCTGCTCGCCTACTGGGCCGACTACACCACCCCGCCCGACGAACGGCGCCGCCGCGAACTGTATCCGTCACGACGGCTGCACATCACCCACCGCTCCGACGGCAGTTCCCGGTTCGCCGGCGAACTCGACCCGGCGACCACCGCCGTCCTCGACGGCCTGCTCGGGCCACTGGCCAAACCCCGCCTCGACCCCGAAACCGAGGGTCCCGACCCGCGCAGCGCGGCCGAACGACGCGGCGACGCGCTCGCCGACATCCTCGAACTGGCGGCCCGCTGCGATGACCTGGCCGTGCAGGGCGGTGAGCGGGCCGTGATGATCGTGACGGTCACCCTGGCCGAACTCGAAGGCCGCCTGGCCGACGCGCTCTCCACCATCCCCGGCAGTCTCGACGAGCTACGCCGGCAGGCCTGTGAGGCAAAAGTGGTGCCCGCGATCTTGGGCACCGACGGCCAGCCACTGCACCTCGGGCGCACCACGCGGCTGGCCACCCCGGCCCAGCGGCACGCCCTGGCCTTGCGCGACAAGGGATGCGCCCACCCCGGCTGCGATCGCACGCCGAAGTGGTGCACCGCCCACCATGTGATCCCCTGGTCGGAGGGCGGGCCCACCGACCTGTCGAACCTGGTCCTGCTCTGCCCCGCCCACCACCGGCTCATCCACCACAGCGGCTGGGCGATCCGGATGCGGGACGGGATCCCCGAGTTCCTGCCACCATCGTGGCTCGATCCCGACCGCACCCCGCTGCGCAACCACATCCATGACGCCGCACCACCGCGTCACCGGCAGACCCGGCCTCGGAGGTTCCACTATGGACGGACGGCCGCCGGTCACCGGCATACGAACGCTCCGGTGCGCTGATGACCGGGTCAGACGCTGGACAGGTCGATCGCCTGGCTCAGCTCGCGCGGCTTGAGCACCCGCAGGATGCCTTCCAGGAGGTAGTAGTCCGCGTACGGCAGGGAGATCTCGATGCCGTCCTCGGACGGGCGGTTGCGGGTGCAGCGGGCGACCACGGCGTCGGCGCGGGCGGACTTGGTGGTGAGGCAGGTTTTCGCCGTCGCCTCCAGGATCTTCAGGCCGGCGTCGCGGTACTTCGGCTGTTTCGTGGCCGCCGCCAGGTCCAGCAGGCCGCAGGCGGTGACGACGCCGGCGGAGGCGTCCTTGATGTCGTTCGGCGCCTGCGGGGCGAGGTAGTCCCACACCGGCACATGGTCCGGGGTCAGCGCGCCGAGGGCGTAGTCGGCCAGCCGCTGGGCGGTGGTGAGGAACTGCTTGTCGCCGGTGCGCCGGTAGATCGTGGTGAAACCGTAGACGCCCCAGGCCTGGCCGCGCGACCAGCACGACGTCGGGCTGTAGCCCTGCACGGTGTTCGGGCCGATCTCGGCGCCGGTGGCCGGGTCGAAGTCGAACACGTGCGGCGTCGAGCCGTCCGGGCGCAGGAAGACGCGCTGCGCCGTTTTCGCGTGCTCGACGGCGATGTCGAGGTACTTGCCGTCACCGGTCTGCCGGGTCGCGAAGTCCAGCAGGTCCAGGTTCATGATCGTGTCCATGATGATCCGGCCCGCGTCCTTCGGGTCGGTGAGCGCGCCCCAGGCCCGGATGAAGTGGCCCTTCGGGTTGTAGCGCTGGATCAGCGACGAAGCCGCCTGGATCGCGCCGGCCCGCCACTTCTCGTCGCCGGTGATCCGCCACGCGGTCACCCACGACGGGTAGAAGAGGAAACCGAGGTCGTGGGTGCTGGTGTCGTTCTGCCGCGGCGCGAGCTTTTCCGCCGACGCGAGCGCGAGCGTGCGGAATTGCTCGTCACCGGAGTGCAGCCACGCCATCCAGAGCGTGCCCGGCCAGAATCCGCCGACCCAGTCGCCATTCTGCGAATAGGTCCATTTCTCGAACTTCGTCCCGGTCGGAAAGGCCGTGACGGACGGGGCCACCGCGCGCAGCTTCCGCACCGCGTAGTCCGCCGCCGCGCGGAAGGTCTCCGCCTGGCTCGCCGATCCGGATACCGCCTGGTCGGAGGCCGCTGCCGGGATGGTGCTGCTCGCGCTCACCGCCACCGCGGCACCGGCCGCGGTGGTCAGCAGGGTGCGCCGGGAAACGCTCACGGGTGCCCGCCATTCACAGTGGGGAAATGCATCACGGGAAGGTCGGCAAAGTTTTACACGATCGACACGCGCTTGTACACCCGCCGAATCGGCTATTCACGGTTGTGAATTGTTCACGGATGTGAATTCGCCATTCTTGACCGGTCGCCGTGTTACCGCGTGGTGAGCGTGGACTCGTCGTCGACGACCAGCGGGCAGAGCGGGTTCGGCGCCTGCGAAACGTCGATGACGGCCTCGAGCCGGTCACGGGTGTGCTGCAGCTCGGCGATGCGCGCATCGAGCCGGGCCTTCTCGGCGCGGAGCCGGGCGCGTGACTCCGGAGTGCTCTCGCCGGCGTCCACATGGGGCAGCAGGTCCTTGATGGTGGGGCTGGACAGCCCGGCGGCGTAGAGCATCTGGATCAGCTCGACCCGGGTGACCGCGTCGTCAGGATAGCGTCGCTGGCCGCCGCTG includes the following:
- a CDS encoding bestrophin-like domain, with the protein product MNVYLTGIFWVVGAAVVAAVIGYLVRRFGWDEGRRDNNDAAGQVFTIVGGLYAVLVVFVLISLFDNVSTAREGSYTEADGLVAMSWAADSLPGDTAPKVRQLASAYAATVQRQEWPRLADGGAMPDTGWNQLGQLSKTIAGAQADGDWMNDRKSEAANQLWQVYQARQARLTASAASGVGSVVWFALILGSFISVLLPNLFGGTRMAAHLVIVSTLAGTIALLLYAIFQLQNPFAGGANIQPDAFTSALARLS
- a CDS encoding DUF6923 family protein encodes the protein MRLVRLLPPLAAAVVVSGLLAVSGLLGPPGRTSAAAPAGCEILQVENQFSGASSVVRLTVPGGDRRELGETGYALNAIAYSADQDMVYGVADAPHHGRFADGAHAVEISRSGQVADLGSVGRAGRRGGWSWATGATAGAIDGTTWYLQRADDLYTVDIDPAGPDYLTVTGRVQLRPVALASGVDDFAYDAASGLLYGVSMSFAGHGRVVTIDPRTGHVEPLPGLSFPAASAYGAVVLGPDNTLYATANRIGYRSVTYRLPLDGSGPAVEISTGPPLVSSDAAGCLVSSPPPSSPPPSPPPFSTPPPRSLPAPPSSSSSPPSSSSSSAPLSSSSPTPAPQSLPPLPPPPNASALVEQPSPQPRVDTSTPSPTPTPSAVQAPPPSPVPSGRPKPQPSASPVVDTAAHVKEQRRWGLTVLILVLGAGAAASRVRRGR
- a CDS encoding esterase-like activity of phytase family protein — its product is MKRVRFGVVAGLLALPLVTTGTASGAVSGNGYQSSVRDDHYRARSGQTLQIGGDGVLGNDALGARGRALTSGGAVVRHTAPAHGSLTIGADGTFRYTPAPGFHGQDTFTYTASDAVRLYPTNLPPLATIGGVPLTGGAYGSALTPVPGSPGEFYGLTDRGPNVDAPDGSKVEPLPAFDPAIGRFRLRDGKAVLEKRIPLRAADGSPYNGQVSTTADTGEKIVDLNGKPLPASPDGYDSEGLVAQRDGTFWVSDEYGPFITHFRADGRAIERLSPFDGSLPKELKYRVPNKGMEGLALTPDGRTLVGIMQSAPQQPDLTKKPGNVTTLRIVTVDLKTRATHEYLYLLDNPDDTGTAVSEITALSSTKFLVDERDGKFQPGAYKKLFEIDLSGATDVGPGEKVKDAPYDAAKGGLLVGDKQQSLDAYVGKDTTDEAVQDLAKVGVRAVSKKLYVDLGALVTNLDPAGGFFGHDKVEGVATTDGGRTLVISNDNDFGIDAVANTAAPYTLHPKTLPDGKQDDGEYLAVDTTKLPARTGTATVTIDVR
- a CDS encoding autoinducer 2 ABC transporter substrate-binding protein codes for the protein MRGPTKTLVLGVVALLGAVAVLVGCSGGLGQAPPDAPVKIAFVPKVAGIPYFTAMNAGGLSAAQQLGAQWITRGPATVDPAAQTAILRDLITEHVNVIAVAPNDPAALAPVIADARAQGIHVITTDTDAAGSQREVFVNQATADGVGTALVDALMAKTGDAGKIAIVSCGATAANLNAWTAVEKAYTAEHYPRAQVVDTVYAGEDTATATTLAKQILTAHPDLAGLIGQCTTAAPGVAQAVRDQQKIGQVYTVGVGTPQTMKPYLLDGSSSMSVLWDVQALGYLTAWTAEQLAQGKPLGPSNNVSLELPTVKYDATTKTILLGDPLRITQDNVDQYKY
- a CDS encoding DUF305 domain-containing protein, with amino-acid sequence MKRKFLAGLVLPVIAVVLVGCSGSQPAPATHNAADVAFAQGMVPHHQQAVEMAVPVPQHTANPRVIALAKQIQQAQQPEIDQLTTWLKTWGAPLPATGDMGGMNGMDHGQPMPGMVDTAGLDQLRDQAYDRKWLDLMIEHHEGAITMARTELSQGQDTGAKAMAQHITDSQQAEITTMKSLLAS
- a CDS encoding DUF4396 domain-containing protein, with translation MTTHQHGASWSAAAQATLHCLTGCAIGEVLGMVLGTAFGLHNAATVVLSIVLAFVFGYGLTMRGVLKSGLALSAAFKVALAADTVSIAVMEIVDNTVVVAIPGAMDAGLASGLFWLSLVISLVIAFVVTVPVNKWMIARGRGHAVVHGHHM
- a CDS encoding HNH endonuclease signature motif containing protein, producing MSTTTGAHEMWQLPDEELTTFLLACEEKLRRDHAEMLGVVNEVERRGLGRTLGFKDTAAMLRETLRVSAREATTRVVHACATGPSSSPTGVPQPASLAATGQALADGLINREHVQAIVGLSATCPAAIEPGNRAADEAILIALAAQAAPESLRAAGRRLLAYWADYTTPPDERRRRELYPSRRLHITHRSDGSSRFAGELDPATTAVLDGLLGPLAKPRLDPETEGPDPRSAAERRGDALADILELAARCDDLAVQGGERAVMIVTVTLAELEGRLADALSTIPGSLDELRRQACEAKVVPAILGTDGQPLHLGRTTRLATPAQRHALALRDKGCAHPGCDRTPKWCTAHHVIPWSEGGPTDLSNLVLLCPAHHRLIHHSGWAIRMRDGIPEFLPPSWLDPDRTPLRNHIHDAAPPRHRQTRPRRFHYGRTAAGHRHTNAPVR
- a CDS encoding glucuronyl hydrolase, with protein sequence MSVSRRTLLTTAAGAAVAVSASSTIPAAASDQAVSGSASQAETFRAAADYAVRKLRAVAPSVTAFPTGTKFEKWTYSQNGDWVGGFWPGTLWMAWLHSGDEQFRTLALASAEKLAPRQNDTSTHDLGFLFYPSWVTAWRITGDEKWRAGAIQAASSLIQRYNPKGHFIRAWGALTDPKDAGRIIMDTIMNLDLLDFATRQTGDGKYLDIAVEHAKTAQRVFLRPDGSTPHVFDFDPATGAEIGPNTVQGYSPTSCWSRGQAWGVYGFTTIYRRTGDKQFLTTAQRLADYALGALTPDHVPVWDYLAPQAPNDIKDASAGVVTACGLLDLAAATKQPKYRDAGLKILEATAKTCLTTKSARADAVVARCTRNRPSEDGIEISLPYADYYLLEGILRVLKPRELSQAIDLSSV
- a CDS encoding MerR family transcriptional regulator, which encodes MRIGEVAERARVSVRALRYYEQQGLLASTRTSGGQRRYPDDAVTRVELIQMLYAAGLSSPTIKDLLPHVDAGESTPESRARLRAEKARLDARIAELQHTRDRLEAVIDVSQAPNPLCPLVVDDESTLTTR